Proteins encoded together in one Thalassotalea crassostreae window:
- a CDS encoding penicillin acylase family protein, translating to MGYIGGFGSEGIANLIAMRGGNTEVGYVEGNQITDWSKLTDKGYPISYGTSFIYSLAFTEQGPQAQAFLTYGQKENPNSAEYASQTKRFAEKDWRDIYFTKEDVKANAKKSFVLTGN from the coding sequence GTGGGATATATAGGTGGCTTTGGCTCAGAAGGCATTGCTAATTTGATTGCGATGAGAGGCGGAAATACCGAAGTTGGTTATGTCGAAGGTAACCAAATTACTGATTGGTCTAAGTTGACCGACAAGGGGTATCCAATTTCTTATGGTACAAGTTTTATCTATTCATTAGCATTCACCGAGCAGGGGCCGCAAGCGCAAGCATTTTTAACCTATGGGCAAAAAGAAAATCCAAACAGTGCTGAATATGCTAGCCAAACAAAACGCTTTGCTGAAAAAGATTGGCGAGACATCTACTTTACAAAAGAAGATGTGAAAGCTAATGCCAAAAAGTCGTTTGTACTCACAGGCAATTAA